The following coding sequences lie in one Rutidosis leptorrhynchoides isolate AG116_Rl617_1_P2 chromosome 4, CSIRO_AGI_Rlap_v1, whole genome shotgun sequence genomic window:
- the LOC139842089 gene encoding F-box/kelch-repeat protein At1g57790-like gives MLVNDECVFSFPFHILELIMKFCGDVDYLNFRATCKHLAAVPVIRWSNITEIQRTYSLVSPWSMVIDTDRDIMTITDLMSGNKYFIRTSQELVGFLQVHCSRYGWLLTSKNTSELMFFNPFTSDIRKLPRRNYPLIIDKCCFSAAPTSPDCMVVVITTLGDMQVYIHHVSREQSWRRLAFTDFYSVSLCFPTFYGQDMYALMRGRLYVFRHTKEDDYEWQSVEWDLPYIKPSMKYYLTKSDQHVLLVSVDVFEKSVEVHKLNQSTSKLEKLKSLGKYAIYVSATTCLCIEATTPKMENKVYFHQSYSENNTILFYSLETRRFHTFDDDNLKGSFGDFFKDKRLLLPHGWIEPSVA, from the coding sequence ATGCTAGTCAATGATGAGTGCGTATTTAGTTTTCCGTTTCATATATTGGAGTTGATTATGAAGTTTTGTGGTGATGTCGACTACCTCAACTTTCGTGCAACGTGCAAACACTTAGCAGCAGTACCTGTCATTCGATGGAGCAACATAACAGAAATACAGAGGACATATTCCTTAGTATCACCATGGTCGATGGTCATAGACACAGATCGGGACATTATGACTATCACTGATCTGATGTCAGGTAACAAGTATTTCATAAGAACATCACAAGAACTCGTTGGTTTTCTCCAAGTACATTGTTCTCGGTATGGCTGGTTGTTGACGTCTAAAAATACATCAGAGTTAATGTTCTTTAACCCCTTCACAAGTGATATACGCAAGCTTCCGCGTCGAAACTATCCTCTTATTATAGACAAATGTTGTTTCTCTGCAGCGCCAACTTCCCCTGATTGTATGGTGGTTGTAATCACAACTTTAGGTGACATGCAAGTTTACATCCACCATGTTAGTCGAGAACAATCGTGGCGTAGACTGGCTTTTACCGATTTTTATTCAGTATCGCTCTGTTTTCCAACATTCTATGGCCAAGATATGTATGCTTTGATGCGCGGACGGCTTTATGTTTTCAGACACACAAAAGAAGATGATTATGAATGGCAGTCTGTTGAGTGGGACCTTCCATATATTAAACCTTCTATGAAATATTACCTAACAAAATCTGATCAACATGTTTTACTAGTTTCCGTAGACGTGTTTGAAAAATCCGTTGAAGTGCACAAGTTGAATCAATCTACATCAAAACTTGAGAAACTAAAGAGCTTGGGAAAATATGCGATTTATGTCAGTGCAACAACATGTTTATGCATTGAAGCTACAACACCAAAAATGGAGAACAAAGTATACTTTCATCAGTCATATTCCGAAAACAACACAATTCTTTTCTATTCTCTTGAAACGCGCAGGTTTCACACATTTGATGATGACAACTTGAAAGGAAGTTTTGGGGATTTTTTCAAGGATAAACGACTTCTACTCCCTCATGGGTGGATTGAACCAAGTGTTGCCTAG